One genomic region from Falco rusticolus isolate bFalRus1 chromosome 19, bFalRus1.pri, whole genome shotgun sequence encodes:
- the R3HDM2 gene encoding R3H domain-containing protein 2 isoform X10 translates to MSFSFLLQEAGSQHNRHQLKNYRISCRARGVIGCPLLRCRALKMSNSNTAQESLEIMKESEKKVVEESVNKTKYVSRSPSKEEVEKDGGEDVSVRQESQRRTSSHGHARKRAKSNSKLKLVRSLAVCEESSSPFVDGLLETQDIIQLHISCPSDKEEEKSTKDGAEKEEKDKNKEKAPRKMLSRDSSQEYTDSTGIDLHEFLVNTLKKNPRDRMMLLKLEQEILEFITDNNNQFKKFPQMTSYHRMLLHRVAAYFGMDHNVDQTGKAVIINKTSNTRIPEQRFSEHIKDEKNAEFPQRFILKRDDTSMDRDDNQMRLPLQDGRRSKSIEEREEEYQRVRERIFARETGQNGYLTDSRGNRDSLNRASGSRQSSTESEIKSLEPRPWSSTDSDGSIRNLRPPVTKASSFSGISILTRGDSIGSSKGSTASRPSRAGTNPAVPFSVQGLVLGAPEACSQSPSSQPSRGLLPCTAQQPQPQPPQQPPPQPQGLPPAAQQQPAMSNHMISQIQVSYYPPGQYPNSSQQYRSLSHPVAYSSQRTQQLPQQSQQPGLQPMMSNQQQTYQGVMGVQQAQPPGLLNSQRNSMGGQMQSMMGVQQAQPPGLLSSQRSSMGSQMQGLMVQYTPLPSYQVPVANESQSVVQQPFQQPVLVPASQSVQGGLQAGGVPIYYSVIPTAQQNGTSPSVGFLQPPGSEQYQMPQSPSPCSPPQMQQQYSGVSPSGPGVVVMQLNVPNGPQAPQNPSVVQWSHCKYYSLDQRGQKPGDLYNPDTSAQASTQLNSPITSPTQSPTPSPVTNLNSVCTGLSPLPVLTQFPRPMGPAQGDGRYSLLGQPLQYNLSICPPPLLHNQPNYNAHQGQTGMKHGNRSKRQALKSASTDLGTSDVVLGRVLEVTDLPEGITRTEADKLFTQLAMAGAKIQWLKETQGRRGDGGGGDNNGTPENGRHSDLAALYTIVAVFPSPLAAQNASLRLNNSLSRFKLRVAKKNYDLRVLERASSQ, encoded by the exons AGACGAACTTCAAGTCATGGACATGCCAGAAAAAGAGCCAAG tctAATTCAAAGCTTAAACTGGTTAGGAGTTTGGCTGTATGTGAAGAATCGTCTAGTCCCTTTGTAGACGGGCTGCTGGAGACCCAG GACATCATTCAGTTGCACATTAGCTGCCCCTCTgacaaggaagaggaaaagtcCACGAAAGATGGggctgagaaagaagaaaaagacaagaataaagaaaaggcaCCAAGGAAAATGCTGTCTCGAG ATTCCAGCCAGGAATATACAGACTCCACTGGAATAGATTTGCATGAATTTTTAgtaaatacactgaaaaaaaacccacg GGACAGAATGATGCTACTAAAGTTAGAACAGGAGATTCTGGAATTTATTACTGATAACAA caATCAGTTTAAGAAGTTCCCTCAGATGACCTCATACCATAGGATGCTGCTGCACCGGGTAGCTGCCTACTTTGGCATGGACCATAACGTTGACCAAACCGGGAAGGCGGTCATTATCAACAAGACCAGTAACACACGAAT ccctgagcagagGTTCTCTGAGCACATCAAAGATGAGAAGAATGCAGAGTTCCCGCAGAGATTTATTCTAAAACGAGATGATACCAGCATGGACCGAGATGATAATCAG ATGAGACTCCCCTTGCAGGATGGGAGAAGGAGCAAATCTATAGAAGAGCGAGAGGAAGAGTATCAGCGGGTCAGGGAGCGGATATTTGCACGAGAG ACTGGCCAGAATGGATATCTCACTGACAGCAG GGGCAACCGGGACAGTTTGAACCGGGCCTCAGGCAGCcgccagagcagcacagagagcGAGATAAAGTCGCTGGAGCCTCGGCCGTGGAGCAGCACAGATTCAGATGGCTCCATCCGCAACCTGCGACCACCTGTTACCAAAGCCAGCAGCTTCAGTGGCATCTCCATCCTGACACGGGGGGACAGCATCGGGAGTAGCaaaggcagcactgccagcagacCGTCCCGCGCAG GTACCAACCCTGCCGTGCCTTTCTCTGTTCAAGGTTTGGTACTAGGTGCCCCTGAAGCATGCAGCCAGTCCCCTTCTTCACAGCCCAGCCGTGGCCTCTTaccctgcacagcccagcagcctcaACCACAGCCACCCCAACAGCCACCACCACAGCCCCAAGGActtccacctgcagcccagcagcagccagccatgAGTAACCACATGATATCCCAG ATTCAGGTTTCTTACTACCCTCCTGGGCAGTACCCGAACTCCAGCCAGCAATACCGATCTCTCAGTCACCCAGtggcctacagctcccagcgcactcagcagctcccccagcagtCCCAGCAGCCTG GTTTACAGCCAATGATGTCCAACCAGCAGCAAACATACCAAGGTGTAATGGGAGtacagcaggcacagcccccCGGGCTCCTCAACAGCCAGAGGAACAGCATGGGGGGCCAGATGCAGAGTATGATGGGAGTGCAGCAGGCGCAGCCCCCTGGTCTtctcagcagccagaggagcagTATGGGGAGCCAGATGCAAGGCCTGATGGTCCAGTACACTCCACTGCCTTCGTACCAG GTTCCGGTGGCCAACGAGTCCCAGAGTGTGGTCCAGCAACCCTTCCAGCAGCCAGTGCTTGTGCCAGCTAGCCAGTCTGTCCAGGGGGGGCTTCAGGCTGGAGGTGTACCCATCTACTACAGCGTCATCCCAACTGCCCAGCAGAACGGCACCAG CCCTTCGGTGGGGTTCCTTCAGCCTCCTGGCTCTGAACAGTATCAGATGCCACAGTCCCCAtcaccctgcagcccaccaCAGATGCAGCAGCAGTATTCAG GGGTGTCTCCATCAGGCCCTGGCGTGGTTGTGATGCAGCTGAATGTACCCAATGGCCCCCAGGCCCCCCAGAACCCCTCCGTGGTGCAGTGGAGCCACTGTAAGTACTACAGCCTGGACCAGCGGGGGCAGAAGCCAGGAGACCTGTACAACCCCGACACCAGTGCTCAG GCCAGCACCCAGCTGAACAGCCCCATCACATCCCCCACCCAGTCCCCAACGCCGTCTCCCGTCACCAACCTCAACAGTGTCTGCACGGGGCTGAGCCCTCTCCCTGTCCTCACGCAGTTCCCCCGGCCCATGGGCCCAGCGCAAG GTGATGGGCGCTACTCGTTGCTGGGCCAGCCGCTGCAGTATAATCTGTCTATCTGTCCCCCACCACTGCTCCACAACCAGCCCAACTACAATGCACACCAG GGGCAGACTGGAATGAAACATGGAAACCGGAGCAAGAGACAGGCCCTCAAGTCTGCATCCACTGACCTTGGGACAAGTGATGTAG TACTGGGTCGAGTTCTGGAAGTGACAGACCTGCCCGAGGGCATCACGCGGACAGAGGCTGACAAGCTCTTCACCCAGCTTGCCATGGCTGGTGCCAAAATCCAGTGGCTGAAAGAGACTCAGGGGCGCCGTGGAGATGGAGGCGGCGGGGACAACAATGGGACTCCAGAGAACGGCAGGCACAGTGACCTTGCTGCCTTATACACCATCGTGGCCGTGTTCCCCAGCCCGCTGGCTGCCCAGAATGCCTCCCTCCGCCTCAATAACTCCCTCAGCCGCTTCAAGCTGCGTGTGGCCAAAAAGAACTATGACTTGCGGGTGCTGGAGCGTGCCAGCTCACAGTAG